A stretch of the Chlorobiota bacterium genome encodes the following:
- a CDS encoding YIP1 family protein, with the protein MEENNNFQEIQEPDEIYNNENPIDELTPFDRFAKVLTSPTEAFDGLLSSTKKKSIIIWGLLFSIVAYSFAMIIATTSDGMKKVILDKQMAQFEKMKKDGKMSDEEIDKAREMMTQGSMTMIFGMLGIIVGTPLIWAIFGLLTFIVARILEKERNEGLVFSTAFAVTMIAGIISLIESVFSAIAILITDNEFSFSLNQIMKSENSFLKFLFGSLNPFTIWWLIVSAIGISVIARVEKGKSIMVCTITYLVVGLGMAGLSQLFKGMFSFGG; encoded by the coding sequence ATGGAAGAGAATAATAATTTTCAGGAAATTCAAGAACCTGATGAAATATATAATAATGAAAATCCAATAGATGAACTTACCCCCTTTGATAGGTTCGCAAAAGTACTTACTTCTCCTACAGAAGCCTTTGATGGCTTGTTAAGCAGCACTAAAAAGAAATCAATAATAATTTGGGGTTTATTGTTTTCTATTGTAGCTTACTCTTTTGCAATGATTATTGCAACCACATCTGATGGCATGAAGAAAGTTATTCTAGATAAACAGATGGCTCAATTTGAAAAGATGAAAAAAGATGGTAAAATGAGTGATGAAGAAATTGATAAAGCAAGAGAAATGATGACTCAGGGGAGTATGACAATGATTTTTGGAATGTTGGGTATTATAGTTGGAACACCACTAATATGGGCTATATTCGGTTTATTGACTTTTATTGTTGCTAGAATTTTAGAAAAAGAGCGAAATGAAGGGTTAGTTTTTAGTACTGCGTTTGCTGTGACTATGATTGCAGGAATAATCAGTTTAATTGAATCTGTTTTTAGTGCAATTGCAATTCTGATTACTGATAACGAGTTTTCTTTTAGTTTAAATCAAATCATGAAAAGTGAGAATAGTTTCTTGAAATTTTTATTTGGAAGTTTAAATCCTTTTACAATTTGGTGGTTAATTGTTTCTGCAATTGGAATCTCTGTAATTGCAAGAGTTGAAAAAGGTAAATCTATAATGGTATGCACAATCACATATCTTGTTGTTGGCTTGGGAATGGCTGGATTAAGCCAATTATTCAAAGGAATGTTCTCTTTTGGAGGGTAA
- a CDS encoding DUF2752 domain-containing protein, whose protein sequence is MNILTNKLISKSTNLELMFWISSLVYLSVINPNSNSNYSFCIYKFLGFKWCPGCGIGKSISFLIHGNISESFKSHWFGFFALLIILKRIISILKK, encoded by the coding sequence ATGAATATTCTTACTAACAAATTAATAAGTAAATCCACAAATTTAGAATTAATGTTTTGGATTTCTTCACTTGTTTATTTATCAGTAATAAATCCAAATTCAAATTCAAATTATAGTTTTTGCATTTATAAATTTTTGGGTTTTAAATGGTGTCCTGGATGTGGTATTGGTAAATCAATCTCATTTTTGATTCATGGTAATATATCAGAATCCTTTAAAAGTCATTGGTTTGGTTTTTTTGCATTATTAATAATTTTAAAAAGAATAATTAGTATTTTAAAAAAGTAA
- a CDS encoding TM2 domain-containing protein, whose protein sequence is MDNNLYLSLKNLDSEELMFLEKLTENLDESQKVKFLTLYSNKRRDPQLILIATVVGFVGAAGIQRFLTEQIAMGLLYFFTGGLCFIGTIIDIINYKKNAFEFNQVVAAESIRMII, encoded by the coding sequence ATGGATAATAATTTGTATCTCTCACTTAAAAATCTTGATTCAGAAGAGTTAATGTTTTTAGAAAAATTAACAGAGAATTTAGATGAGTCTCAAAAAGTAAAGTTCTTAACTCTTTATTCAAATAAAAGACGTGATCCACAACTTATTTTAATTGCAACTGTTGTTGGTTTTGTTGGTGCGGCTGGAATTCAAAGATTTCTAACAGAACAAATTGCTATGGGTCTTTTGTATTTTTTTACAGGCGGATTATGTTTTATAGGTACAATAATTGATATTATTAACTATAAAAAAAATGCATTTGAATTTAATCAAGTTGTTGCAGCTGAATCAATTAGGATGATTATTTAA
- a CDS encoding signal peptidase I has protein sequence MDESTGTGIGIVAVLVYLIVILAVVAAMWKIFEKAGKPGWAAIVPIYNIVILLEIIGKPVWWIVLMLIPFVNLIVGIMLYIELAKSFGKGAGVGIACIFVVGLFILGFGDATYVGPGGVAIDSGGSSV, from the coding sequence ATGGATGAATCAACAGGAACTGGAATTGGCATAGTTGCAGTATTAGTTTACCTCATCGTTATTTTAGCAGTTGTTGCTGCTATGTGGAAAATTTTTGAAAAGGCTGGGAAACCTGGTTGGGCTGCTATTGTACCAATCTACAATATCGTTATTCTTCTTGAAATAATTGGAAAGCCAGTTTGGTGGATTGTTTTAATGTTAATTCCATTCGTAAATTTAATTGTAGGAATTATGTTATATATAGAATTAGCTAAAAGCTTTGGAAAAGGTGCAGGAGTTGGGATTGCTTGTATTTTTGTAGTTGGATTATTTATTCTAGGTTTTGGTGATGCCACTTATGTTGGTCCTGGTGGTGTTGCTATAGATTCTGGTGGTAGTTCCGTTTAG
- the rocF gene encoding arginase, which translates to MNIKKTSKNRKQIIHIIGFPMDLGADRRGVDMGPSALRIANIEQKLEDLGYRVLDDGDIEISMPEVLKIKNHKLKYLPEIEKACEKLAQKVSSVLSKGNFPLVLGGDHSMAIGTISGVANYCKKNNKKLGVIWIDAHSDINIPETSPSGNIHGMPVAVLIGLGPKELRKVGGDFVKLDPKNIVQIGLRSVDKGEKELLKFHGVTTYTMTDIDRQGIQKVIVDAINLLKSNCDHIHVSFDLDSVDPTVVEGVGTPVSGGLTYREAHLIMETIAEKGAMNSLDIAEVNPILDIKNKSAVLASDLVASVMGKRII; encoded by the coding sequence ATGAATATTAAAAAAACTTCAAAAAATAGAAAGCAGATTATACATATCATAGGCTTTCCAATGGATTTGGGTGCTGACAGAAGAGGTGTAGATATGGGACCATCTGCTTTAAGAATTGCAAACATTGAACAAAAATTAGAGGATTTAGGATATAGAGTTTTAGATGATGGTGATATTGAAATTAGTATGCCAGAAGTACTAAAAATTAAAAATCATAAGTTAAAATATTTACCTGAAATTGAAAAAGCATGTGAAAAACTTGCTCAAAAAGTTAGTAGCGTTTTATCAAAAGGTAATTTCCCGTTAGTGTTAGGGGGAGACCATTCAATGGCAATTGGAACTATTTCTGGAGTAGCAAATTATTGTAAAAAAAATAACAAAAAATTAGGTGTAATCTGGATTGATGCACACTCTGATATTAATATACCAGAAACTTCCCCATCTGGTAATATTCACGGAATGCCAGTTGCGGTTTTAATTGGATTAGGTCCAAAAGAGCTTAGAAAAGTTGGTGGAGATTTTGTAAAGTTAGACCCTAAAAATATTGTTCAAATTGGCTTAAGGTCTGTTGATAAAGGTGAGAAAGAATTATTAAAATTTCATGGAGTAACAACTTATACCATGACAGATATAGATAGACAAGGAATACAAAAAGTTATTGTTGACGCAATTAATTTGTTAAAATCAAATTGCGATCATATTCATGTATCTTTCGATTTAGATAGCGTTGACCCTACTGTTGTTGAAGGAGTTGGAACGCCAGTTTCAGGTGGATTAACTTATCGAGAAGCTCACTTAATTATGGAGACAATTGCAGAAAAAGGTGCAATGAATTCACTTGACATAGCTGAAGTAAATCCAATTTTGGATATTAAAAACAAGAGTGCTGTTTTAGCTTCAGATTTAGTAGCTTCAGTAATGGGTAAAAGAATTATCTAA
- the corA gene encoding magnesium/cobalt transporter CorA, with translation MIKGITIGSDSQIKDLGFIDLQNYIIEIYKEIEAGIEPTTLWIDIYKPTIEEESILENIFHFHPLTIEDCKNESYNIRGGEHLPKLEDYDDYLFIIINQIQLNRNTQTNKFELQTNQLNAFILDHIIITHHLNSSSAILKAHEACIKNPKIFHHGPDFLYQLILDEAVDEIQPILNKFDNVIEKLEDEIFKTPTQLILANILSLKRDLFKIRRVITYQREITYRLSRGDYKLITEKESIFYRNVYDHLVRATEITESYRDTLSSLLEAYLSTASNKMNEVMKVLTIISTFFLPLTFIVGLYGMNFKFMPELEWHYGYVMCLGLMLVTSTFMFLFFRRKGWL, from the coding sequence ATGATTAAAGGAATAACAATTGGTTCAGATTCACAGATTAAGGATTTGGGATTCATTGATCTTCAGAATTACATTATTGAAATATATAAAGAAATTGAAGCAGGAATAGAGCCTACCACTTTATGGATTGACATTTACAAACCTACAATTGAAGAAGAAAGTATTTTAGAAAATATTTTTCACTTTCATCCACTTACAATTGAAGATTGCAAGAATGAAAGTTACAATATTCGTGGAGGTGAGCATTTACCTAAGCTAGAAGATTATGATGATTATCTTTTTATAATAATAAATCAAATTCAACTAAATAGAAACACTCAAACAAACAAATTTGAATTACAAACGAATCAGTTAAATGCATTTATTTTAGATCATATAATTATAACTCATCACCTAAATTCTTCATCTGCAATTTTAAAGGCACATGAAGCTTGTATCAAAAACCCTAAAATATTTCATCATGGTCCTGACTTTTTATATCAATTAATTTTAGATGAAGCAGTGGATGAAATTCAACCTATTCTTAATAAATTTGATAATGTAATAGAAAAGCTTGAAGACGAAATATTTAAAACTCCTACTCAACTGATTCTTGCAAATATACTTTCATTAAAAAGAGATTTATTTAAAATTAGAAGAGTAATTACTTATCAAAGAGAAATAACATATAGGTTATCTAGAGGTGATTACAAGTTGATAACAGAAAAGGAGAGTATTTTTTATAGGAATGTTTATGATCATTTAGTTAGGGCAACTGAAATTACAGAATCTTATAGAGATACTTTAAGTTCACTTCTTGAAGCTTATTTATCAACTGCATCAAATAAAATGAATGAGGTGATGAAAGTTCTTACAATAATTTCAACATTTTTTTTACCCCTAACTTTTATAGTAGGACTTTACGGAATGAATTTTAAATTTATGCCTGAACTTGAATGGCATTATGGCTATGTAATGTGCTTAGGTTTAATGCTTGTTACATCAACTTTTATGTTTTTATTTTTTAGAAGAAAAGGTTGGTTATGA
- a CDS encoding NHL repeat-containing protein, giving the protein MIQFLKILSTILITQYNITAFDIDTQLNIYTVSKDNNLIIKYSSNEDSLFSVGGFGSSENSFDKPVSITINSLNDIFICDYNNNRVQRFNKSLNFIKSIYLREDPIESHRFGYPLNVAVSRAGNLYILDGENKRIIVTTPFGEWLNTYLGTISKIKLLNPKLIKLDLNDNIYVLDNNKIIMLNPFGAYVKDIVIPDSFVVESFSILDNKLVAISDNFIYIYDLEYSSKIGLISLEKGGSDIKIVNDNYIAISSTNKIFSYNIN; this is encoded by the coding sequence ATGATTCAGTTCTTAAAAATATTATCTACAATTTTAATCACTCAATATAATATTACAGCATTTGATATTGATACGCAGTTAAATATTTATACAGTTAGTAAAGATAATAATTTAATAATAAAATATTCTTCCAATGAAGATTCATTGTTCTCGGTTGGTGGATTTGGTAGTTCAGAAAATAGCTTTGATAAACCAGTATCAATAACAATTAATTCGCTGAATGATATTTTTATTTGTGATTATAATAACAATAGGGTTCAAAGATTTAACAAGAGTTTGAATTTTATTAAATCAATTTATTTAAGAGAAGACCCAATTGAATCTCATAGGTTTGGTTATCCGCTAAATGTTGCAGTCTCTAGAGCAGGTAATTTATATATTCTTGATGGCGAAAACAAAAGAATAATAGTTACAACACCATTTGGTGAATGGCTTAATACTTATTTAGGAACAATTTCTAAAATTAAGTTGTTAAATCCAAAATTAATTAAACTAGATTTGAATGATAATATTTATGTGCTTGATAATAACAAGATTATAATGCTTAACCCATTTGGAGCTTATGTTAAAGATATAGTTATTCCAGATTCATTTGTAGTTGAAAGTTTCTCAATTCTAGATAACAAATTAGTTGCAATTTCTGATAATTTTATTTACATTTATGATTTGGAATATTCTTCCAAAATAGGGTTGATATCTTTAGAAAAAGGGGGTAGTGATATAAAAATAGTTAATGATAATTATATTGCAATTTCATCAACGAATAAAATATTTTCTTACAATATTAATTAA
- a CDS encoding GWxTD domain-containing protein, whose product MNILKELIYQVKNYSTFRDGWNTDRGRVLILYGEPDVANNDPFRRDGKAVEVWQYNFLNKTFTFVDDNGFGDYRLITLLSQSEKFRYSN is encoded by the coding sequence ATGAATATTTTAAAAGAGTTAATATATCAAGTAAAAAATTATTCAACATTTAGAGATGGATGGAATACTGATAGAGGAAGAGTTTTAATACTTTATGGCGAACCAGATGTTGCAAATAATGACCCATTTAGAAGAGATGGAAAAGCAGTGGAAGTATGGCAATACAATTTTCTTAATAAAACATTTACATTTGTGGATGATAATGGATTTGGTGATTATAGGTTAATTACTTTACTTTCACAAAGTGAGAAATTTAGATATTCCAATTAA
- a CDS encoding GWxTD domain-containing protein, with protein sequence MQFNELKLILYIFFVLSTFNSSIFTTKVEAQNVSSQIFFDAVSFASTNSQDDFFCDIYIAIPYSTLDFSRFDGKFATNYSLKITIKKDDKIVYDSSFTRIISTYKYNLTNGTSPKFDFYQNRILLPMSNTNYIAELVVKPLINNETFSIKKIVAFKSIDNLNFALSGLLLLSKVREDISGFAITPLISEDVTNLSEGFFIFFEVYNKSNKKEFKFNVTFKNDKGVSLSNPIWFVKKANDGTTQQWIKLQTSDLPRGFYNLELKAFNTEDSTKPIAISNRSIKISGSENFPITEIELKETLDKMRYVAYQEDIDRINSGINISEKLKKLTEFWKNLDPTPNTITNEAMDEYFKRVNISSKKLFNI encoded by the coding sequence ATGCAATTCAATGAATTGAAATTGATATTATATATATTTTTTGTTTTATCAACTTTTAATAGTTCAATTTTTACAACAAAAGTAGAAGCACAAAATGTATCATCACAAATCTTTTTTGATGCAGTTTCATTTGCTTCAACGAATTCTCAAGATGATTTTTTCTGTGATATATATATTGCTATCCCATATTCAACTTTAGATTTCTCTCGGTTTGATGGGAAATTTGCAACTAATTATAGTTTGAAAATAACAATTAAAAAAGATGATAAAATTGTATATGATTCATCGTTCACAAGAATAATTTCAACGTATAAATACAACTTAACAAATGGTACTTCTCCAAAATTTGATTTTTATCAAAATAGGATATTGTTACCAATGAGTAATACAAATTATATTGCAGAGTTGGTGGTGAAACCACTAATTAATAATGAAACATTTTCAATAAAAAAAATTGTTGCATTCAAATCAATAGATAATTTAAACTTTGCTTTAAGTGGATTATTGCTTCTTTCAAAAGTACGTGAAGATATTTCTGGGTTTGCAATTACTCCATTAATTTCCGAAGATGTTACAAATTTATCTGAAGGATTTTTTATATTTTTTGAAGTCTACAATAAATCTAACAAGAAGGAATTTAAGTTTAATGTAACTTTTAAAAATGATAAAGGAGTTTCACTTTCAAATCCAATTTGGTTTGTTAAGAAAGCAAATGATGGAACAACCCAACAATGGATAAAATTGCAAACAAGTGATTTACCAAGAGGGTTTTACAATTTAGAATTAAAAGCTTTTAACACTGAAGATTCAACTAAACCAATTGCAATTTCTAATAGATCTATTAAAATTTCTGGAAGTGAAAATTTTCCTATAACTGAAATTGAACTAAAAGAAACATTAGATAAAATGCGGTATGTGGCTTACCAAGAAGATATTGACAGAATAAATAGTGGGATAAATATTTCTGAGAAGCTAAAAAAGTTAACAGAATTTTGGAAAAATTTAGATCCTACACCTAATACAATAACCAATGAAGCAATGGATGAATATTTTAAAAGAGTTAATATATCAAGTAAAAAATTATTCAACATTTAG
- a CDS encoding magnesium chelatase yields MLKTLGELIDSGYKYKTIKEELKDNLIKFLSKNETAFNGIIGYENSVIPEIERAILSGHNINLLGLRGQAKTRIARGMINLLDEYIPYVNGSEINDDPQNPISTYAKNLILELKNDTPISWLHRNDRYSEKLATPDVSVADLIGDIDPIKAANLKLSISNEKVIHYGIIPRSNRSIFVINELPDLQARIQVALLNILQEGDVQIRGFKLRLPLDIQFIFTANPEDYTNRGSIITPLKDRIGSQILTHYPKNLVQAIEITNQEVKSINSVFVPEIAKELIEQISFEARKSEYVDQKSGVSARLSISAYQNLLSTAQRRMIMNNEKSTTVRISDFQGVIPAITGKVEMVYEGEQEGAVAVAYNLVSKAIKTTFTLLYPSPEKKNKNKESVYTEIIKWFNLGNVIDIGYDISNKEYKKNLLNIDSLKAFVDKMITEDKEVNVSEEEKLFIMEFVLWGLSEYSMISCAKLESGVILSDMLSSLLSSDE; encoded by the coding sequence ATGCTAAAAACTCTAGGAGAGCTAATTGATTCAGGATATAAATATAAAACAATAAAGGAAGAATTAAAAGATAATTTAATTAAATTTTTAAGTAAAAATGAAACTGCATTTAATGGAATAATTGGTTATGAAAACTCTGTGATTCCAGAAATTGAAAGAGCTATTTTGTCAGGACATAACATAAATTTATTAGGATTAAGAGGGCAAGCCAAAACTCGAATTGCTAGGGGTATGATAAACTTATTAGATGAATACATTCCTTATGTGAATGGATCAGAAATTAATGATGATCCTCAAAATCCAATTTCTACTTATGCTAAAAATTTAATACTTGAACTCAAAAACGATACACCTATAAGTTGGTTGCACCGAAATGATAGATATTCAGAAAAGCTTGCAACTCCTGATGTTTCAGTTGCTGACTTAATTGGTGATATTGATCCAATTAAAGCTGCTAATTTAAAATTATCAATCTCTAATGAAAAAGTAATTCATTATGGTATTATTCCAAGATCTAACCGTTCAATTTTTGTAATAAATGAATTGCCCGATCTTCAAGCAAGAATTCAAGTGGCTTTGTTAAATATATTGCAAGAAGGTGATGTACAAATTAGAGGTTTTAAGTTAAGATTACCTCTTGATATTCAATTTATTTTTACAGCAAACCCAGAAGATTACACAAACAGGGGATCTATTATTACACCTTTAAAAGATAGAATTGGTAGTCAAATTCTTACTCATTATCCAAAAAATCTTGTTCAAGCAATAGAAATAACTAATCAAGAAGTAAAATCTATAAACTCAGTTTTCGTGCCAGAAATTGCAAAAGAATTAATAGAACAAATTTCTTTTGAAGCAAGAAAAAGTGAATATGTAGATCAAAAAAGTGGTGTCTCTGCAAGGCTTTCAATTTCAGCATATCAAAATTTGTTGAGTACTGCACAAAGGAGAATGATTATGAATAATGAAAAATCAACAACAGTTAGAATATCAGATTTTCAAGGTGTGATTCCAGCAATAACAGGTAAGGTTGAAATGGTATATGAAGGTGAACAAGAGGGTGCGGTGGCTGTGGCTTATAACCTTGTTTCAAAGGCTATTAAAACTACTTTTACTTTGCTATATCCTTCTCCCGAAAAGAAAAATAAAAACAAAGAAAGTGTTTATACTGAAATTATTAAATGGTTTAATCTTGGTAACGTTATTGATATTGGTTATGATATCTCTAATAAAGAATACAAAAAAAATCTACTCAATATTGATTCTTTAAAAGCCTTTGTAGATAAAATGATTACTGAGGATAAAGAAGTAAATGTATCTGAAGAAGAAAAGCTTTTTATTATGGAGTTCGTGCTTTGGGGGTTATCGGAATATTCAATGATTTCTTGTGCAAAATTAGAATCTGGAGTTATTTTAAGTGATATGCTCTCTTCACTTTTAAGTTCTGATGAATAA
- a CDS encoding ABC transporter permease: MMINKFLFLFSVAIRYLSSVRREKFMNFITSVAIIGIALGVMALLISLTILHGFDKTLNTNLISFVGHIQVTQFDGGSIKNRDSIIERIKAVPNVESVSPFVSKEGIIRTSEGLEGILFKGIYIDKDVSKVRNKMVEGEFKNIKPGSIVIGKKLGVKLNLKINDIATIFASNGLPNSNNPSVVEQFKIVGFYQTGIGEYDNMYIYGCFDDVKKIASIDENKMTGCDILVKNTDSINFTSGILETVLEYPMYPRTVYDTFQSIFAWLDLQRKPIPIVLGLITIVAVFNIIGTLLMVVLEKTESIGTLATIGTTPSNIRWIFIIQGLIINTIGLIIGLVISLAFTFVQYKWKLIPLNSEIYFVDAVPVSFYYSDYLIVIATSYLLCFAATFVPAFVAGKLRPVQALSFK; encoded by the coding sequence ATGATGATCAATAAATTCCTTTTTTTATTTTCTGTTGCAATTAGATATCTAAGCTCAGTTAGACGAGAAAAATTTATGAATTTTATTACTTCAGTTGCAATAATTGGTATTGCTCTTGGAGTAATGGCTTTGCTTATTTCTTTAACAATTTTACATGGTTTTGATAAAACACTTAACACTAATTTAATTTCTTTTGTTGGGCATATTCAAGTTACTCAATTTGATGGTGGGAGTATTAAAAATAGAGACTCAATTATTGAAAGAATTAAAGCTGTACCAAATGTTGAATCGGTTTCGCCATTTGTTTCTAAAGAGGGAATTATTAGAACCAGTGAAGGATTAGAAGGGATTTTGTTTAAAGGAATTTATATTGATAAAGACGTTTCTAAAGTCAGAAATAAAATGGTTGAAGGGGAATTTAAAAACATAAAACCTGGTTCAATTGTTATTGGAAAAAAACTTGGTGTTAAGTTAAATTTAAAAATAAATGATATTGCAACAATATTTGCTTCTAACGGATTGCCAAATTCCAACAACCCATCAGTTGTTGAACAATTTAAAATAGTTGGGTTCTATCAAACTGGGATTGGAGAATATGACAATATGTATATTTATGGTTGCTTTGATGATGTAAAAAAAATAGCTTCAATAGATGAAAATAAAATGACCGGTTGTGATATTCTAGTTAAGAATACCGACTCAATTAATTTTACTTCTGGAATTTTAGAAACTGTTCTTGAATACCCCATGTACCCTAGAACTGTGTATGATACCTTCCAGTCTATATTTGCTTGGCTAGACTTACAGCGTAAGCCAATTCCAATTGTTCTTGGCTTAATTACAATTGTTGCAGTGTTTAATATAATTGGTACATTGTTAATGGTAGTCTTAGAAAAAACTGAATCAATTGGTACTTTAGCCACCATTGGAACAACACCATCTAACATCAGATGGATATTTATAATTCAAGGGTTAATTATTAATACTATTGGATTAATTATAGGTTTAGTGATTTCTTTGGCTTTTACTTTTGTTCAGTACAAATGGAAACTTATTCCACTTAACTCTGAAATCTATTTTGTTGATGCAGTACCAGTTAGTTTTTATTATTCAGATTATTTAATTGTTATTGCCACTTCTTACTTGCTTTGTTTTGCTGCAACCTTTGTTCCTGCTTTTGTTGCAGGAAAATTACGCCCAGTGCAAGCATTAAGTTTTAAATAA
- a CDS encoding T9SS type A sorting domain-containing protein, whose product MKSYIIILIALLFKNNILAQNCAHCKDRKYPYFVCKGDVISTLCTNDPQHIGDGSRVLKKCLTSFNLNNINYDDTKSPYPVGKRIFQTKSGVEYDVYSGTKAKDLVKKGLSDWMNSCANGNAIDNTNCDDCTLKVQWASDIAEWKNLDKNPTSEHDPNNVLAYLSEQQFKVATGNQKDCRVDCSSSRIVINGTNSFLGGTTRPPYNFFYTDRNNKTYPQNDPKVEREYYDFYGVITHEIGHWLGFAHSDPNCQPGDNAQRNMMTGSGLPSYQDQDLTNDDRCRFMKLYCCLPNSGIENDSILVNSDFTISSNPARSGSVVIEPSNSGTIVRYYINDINGKILIVKENSSIGKFEIDIESLVSGKYIITMEYNRNYRIGRELKLTNESKI is encoded by the coding sequence ATGAAAAGTTATATAATAATACTTATAGCACTCCTTTTTAAAAACAATATTTTAGCACAAAATTGTGCACATTGTAAAGATAGAAAATACCCTTACTTTGTTTGTAAGGGTGATGTAATTTCCACTTTATGTACAAATGATCCGCAACATATAGGTGATGGTTCAAGGGTATTAAAGAAATGTCTAACTTCCTTTAATTTAAACAATATCAATTATGATGATACTAAAAGCCCATACCCAGTTGGAAAACGTATTTTTCAAACAAAAAGTGGTGTTGAATATGATGTTTATAGTGGGACAAAGGCAAAAGATTTGGTTAAAAAAGGACTGAGTGATTGGATGAATTCATGTGCAAATGGTAATGCAATTGATAATACAAACTGCGATGATTGTACGTTAAAAGTCCAATGGGCAAGTGATATAGCAGAATGGAAAAATTTAGATAAGAACCCAACATCAGAACATGATCCAAATAATGTTTTAGCTTATCTTTCTGAACAACAATTTAAAGTTGCTACTGGAAATCAAAAAGATTGTAGAGTTGATTGTTCTTCTTCAAGAATAGTAATTAATGGAACTAACTCATTTTTAGGTGGGACAACTAGACCCCCTTATAATTTTTTTTATACAGATAGAAATAATAAAACATATCCACAAAATGATCCAAAAGTTGAAAGAGAATATTATGATTTTTATGGTGTAATTACTCATGAAATCGGACATTGGTTAGGGTTTGCTCACTCTGACCCAAATTGCCAACCTGGAGATAACGCTCAAAGGAATATGATGACTGGTAGTGGTCTTCCATCATATCAAGACCAAGATTTAACAAATGATGATAGGTGTCGATTTATGAAATTATATTGTTGTCTGCCAAATTCAGGAATAGAAAATGATTCTATTCTAGTAAATTCGGACTTCACAATATCATCAAACCCAGCAAGGAGTGGGTCTGTGGTGATAGAACCATCAAATAGTGGAACAATAGTTAGATATTACATAAATGATATAAACGGTAAGATACTTATTGTAAAGGAGAATAGCAGCATCGGCAAATTTGAAATAGATATTGAATCTCTTGTATCAGGGAAATACATAATAACGATGGAGTATAATCGTAATTACCGAATAGGGAGAGAATTAAAGTTAACTAATGAAAGCAAAATATAG